The sequence CGAAAAACGAAAACACCTACCAGGATGACCCCCGTCGCCCGCACCAGGCTCATGAACATGCCGCCCACCGCCATGCCCAACAGCAGCGACACCGGGTGCATCGGTGAGGCCATGAACAGGTCGAGGTTGCCCATCTCCTTTTCCCAGTAGAATTGTGACGCCATGCCCCACAGGACGCCGACCCAGAAGGGGATCATCGCGCCGCCCAGGACGACCAGCGCCTCGTATTGCCGGGGCGCGTTCAGGCTGCGGTAAATGAAGATGTAGGCGGCCAACGACACGACCGGCAAGACCACTTCCGAGAACAGCCACGACAATTCGCGGTTGCCGCCGACGACGCGGACGTAGGCGCGGGCCCGGATCGCCCGCCAGGCCAGGATCAGGCTATTCATGCTCATGCAGGCGGCGCCCCACGATTTTGATGAACAGGTCTTCCAGGTCGGGCTGGCGTTTGGAAAACTCGACTACCTTGTGCCCGGCGGCGGTCGCCGCGGCGAAAATCTCGGTCAGGCGCGTATCGTCGCCGAGCTGGAAGCGCAGCTCGCCGTTGTCGTTCGCCTCGGGATGCGACAGGTAGGCGTCGGAAACGCCGGGAATCCGATCGACCAGCGCGGTGTCGCGCGGGGCCGGCGACAGCGACAGCGCGAACGAGCCGCCCTTGCCGAGGGTCGCGCGCAAGGTCGCGGGGGCGTCGCAGGCGACGACCTGGCCGCCGTCGATGATCGCGATCCGATGACACAGTTCCTCGGCCTCGGCCATGTAATGGGTGGTGAGCAGGATCGTCCGGGTCTTGTCCTCGGCGATCCATTCGCGGATGTACGAACGCACCTCGCGGGCGATGTGCACGTCCAGGCCGAGGGTCGGTTCGTCGAGAAACAGGATTTTCGGATCGGTGACGAAGCCGCGGATGATGTTCATTTTCTGCCGCATGCCGGTCGACAGCCGGTTGACCTTCGTCTTGGCGTCCTTCGTCAGCCCGAACCGCTCGAGGTAGCGGTCGATGCGCGGCAGGGCGACGCGGCTCGGAATGCCGTAGAATTGGCTGAACATCCAGATGTTTTCGCGCACGGTGAGGATGCCGTAACCGCTGGTCTCGCCGCCGCTGACCATGTTGATCAACGGCCGGATGCGTTCGGAATCCTCCACCACGTCCCGGCCGGCCACCAACGCTTTGCCGGCGGT comes from Myxococcales bacterium and encodes:
- a CDS encoding ABC transporter ATP-binding protein, with product MPYAIETVDLVRTFKKKRGEFFTALNKVNLQVREGEVFGLLGPNGAGKTTLIKILATLLYPTAGKALVAGRDVVEDSERIRPLINMVSGGETSGYGILTVRENIWMFSQFYGIPSRVALPRIDRYLERFGLTKDAKTKVNRLSTGMRQKMNIIRGFVTDPKILFLDEPTLGLDVHIAREVRSYIREWIAEDKTRTILLTTHYMAEAEELCHRIAIIDGGQVVACDAPATLRATLGKGGSFALSLSPAPRDTALVDRIPGVSDAYLSHPEANDNGELRFQLGDDTRLTEIFAAATAAGHKVVEFSKRQPDLEDLFIKIVGRRLHEHE